A genome region from Magnolia sinica isolate HGM2019 chromosome 8, MsV1, whole genome shotgun sequence includes the following:
- the LOC131252679 gene encoding serine/threonine-protein kinase BSK5 has product MGARCSKFTLCWWPSHLKPTVLESSDLENGGKHEKDALPGFAEYSLEQLRAATSGFASENIVSEHGEKAPNVVYRGTLDDDRKIAVKRFNRSAWPDSRQFLEEARLVGQLRNERLANLIGCCCEGEERLLVAEFMPNETLAKHLFHWESQPMKWAMRLRVSLYLAQALEYCSSKGRALYHDLNAYRVLFDQDGNPRLSCFGLMKNSRDGKSYSTNLAFTPPEYLRTGRVTPESVVYSFGTLLLDLLSGKHIPPSHALDLIRGRNFLMLMDSCLEGHFSNDDGTELVRLASRCLQYEPRERPNAKTLVTALTSLQKETEVPSYVLMGIPHGTASSTQPLSLTPLGEACSRMDLTAIHEMLEKVGYKDDEGVANELSFQMWTNQMQETLNSKKHGDTAFRAKDFGTAIDCYTQFIHGGTMVSPTVFARRCLSFLMSEMPHEALGDAMQAQTVSPEWPTAFYLQAAALFSLGMDDDAQETLKDGTALEAKKNSRN; this is encoded by the exons atgggAGCTCGCTGCTCCAAATTCACCCTCTGCTGGTGGCCATCTCACCTCAAGCCCACTGTCCTCGAGTCTTCGGATCTTG AGAATGGTGGCAAACATGAGAAGGATGCCTTGCCAGGGTTTGCTGAGTACAGCTTGGAGCAGCTCAGGGCTGCGACGTCGGGGTTTGCTTCTGAGAATATTGTATCTGAGCATGGAGAGAAAGCGCCTAATGTTGTTTATAGAGGGACGCTTGATGATGATAGGAAGATTGCTGTCAAGAGATTTAACCGATCGGCGTGGCCTGATTCTCGGCaattcttg GAAGAGGCGAGGTTGGTCGGGCAACTTCGGAACGAGAGGCTAGCGAATCTGATTGGTTGTTGCTGCGAGGGTGAAGAGAGATTGCTGGTAGCAGAGTTCATGCCGAATGAGACTCTTGCGAAGCATCTCTTCCATT GGGAAAGCCAACCTATGAAATGGGCGATGAGATTGAGAGTCTCTCTCTATTTAGCACAAGCTTTGGAGTACTGCAGTAGTAAAGGGAGGGCACTCTATCACGATCTCAATGCTTACAGGGTTCTCTTTGATCAG GATGGTAATCCCCGGCTCTCTTGCTTTGGTCTCATGAAGAATAGCAGAGACGGGAAGAGTTACAGCACAAACTTGGCTTTCACCCCTCCAGAGTACTTGAGGACAG GGAGAGTTACACCGGAAAGTGTGGTCTACAGCTTTGGCACTCTTTTGCTTGACCTTCTCAGTGGAAAACATATTCCCCCAAGCCAT GCACTTGACCTTATACGTGGTAGGAATTTCCTGATGCTGATGGATTCTTGCTTGGAGGGCCACTTCTCAAATGATGATGGAACTGAGTTGGTGCGATTAGCTTCTCGTTGCTTGCAATATGAACCTCGTGAGAGGCCAAATGCAAAGACGCTTGTGACTGCTCTTACTTCTCTTCAGAAGGAAACAGAG GTGCCGTCCTATGTGTTGATGGGTATTCCACATGGAACTGCATCTTCAACGCAACCATTATCTTTGACTCCATTAGGAGAAGCTTGCTCTAGAATGGATCTCACTGCCATACATGAGATGTTAGAGAAGGTTGGATACAAGGACGATGAGGGGGTGGCCAATGAG CTTTCCTTTCAAATGTGGACCAACCAAATGCAGGAGACATTGAATTCTAAGAAACACGGAGACACTGCATTCCGAGCGAAAGATTTTGGAACTGCCATTGATTGCTACACACAG TTCATCCATGGTGGAACCATGGTGTCTCCAACTGTATTTGCTCGGCGCTGTTTATCTTTCCTAATGAGTGAAATGCCGCACGAAGCTCTTGGAGATGCAATGCAGGCGCAGACTGTGTCCCCTGAATGGCCTACCGCCTTCTATCTCCAAGCAGCCGCCCTTTTCAGCCTTGGAATGGATGATGATGCCCAAGAAACACTCAAGGACGGCACAGCCTTGGAGGCCAAAAAGAACAGCAGAAACTAA